GAGCTCACCAATCCATCATCATTATTTACCTTGGCATTCTTTGGTTGTAGTTAGGTCCGAAATGGTTGAAAATGACAGTGACCTTCATGTTTTTGTAACAGtccaattttcagtggtgtcggaaacggTGAATTGAGATCACAAAATCCGACaagtaagattgaacaagatagtaatttaatatttatgagtcaagtgagaaattagaagaatttgtgaattggtgaatttggtgaattaaaagaattaattaggtaaatcgggttgaaaacgaggtatcgagacctcaaatttaaaattgagccataaatatttttagaaatatttattgagtgtcaataagttagtattaaagtttggttgagaaattttaacgtttgggtagtcaattaaataaaaagaactaaattgtaacaaatgcaaaatttgctagaaggattaaatagctcaagtgttaaaagaaagaggatttaaagggaaattaagccTAAACGTGAATAGGTTGGACGGgaagggcaagaaaatcagcagaaaaataagggaaataagggcaaaattggaaattttacaattttaacatacaaaataaagacaaaattgaaaaatctagagatctcttcatattttctcagacAAAACACCATAGGAGGTCTGGAGAAATTTTTttcttcatatttttacatcatgtgagtttaattgttgctttttcttgataatttttatgtttttataacttttacaattaggtccacttatagaattcattagttttggatttggtgggtgaaattgggaGTTACCCTAGCTGAGTAAtggaagtttatgatgaattataatgaaattgaagttctaatttcatattaaggttgttttattaagtaattttgatagaaaatggtatttaggacctaattgtgaaaaagttgtgaattagaggttggtgttgaaattcagaatatcaaaagttgtgaaatagtttataatgataaaataaagtgttaattgggaaaaattagttcaattgatgggtgaattgagtgaGGGACACGGtttagagacatgggcgtgtagcCTGGCCGTGCGGTTCAATTTGTGtgttgacgtcataaatagagagttacatggactGACGACACGGGAATGTcaaaggcacacaggcgtgtgactctgttttatgataaaattttctatgttttctcagaactttccaaagttctcaatttagtctcgaAACCTTTCTAAAGTATGATTTGGGCTTCGTTAACCCAAATAAGGGACCATGTGCATGTGAATAATTGTttcgaaataaaaatgaaattttatagcttgtattttagttggatgtttgtatgtttgtttggtaatgccttgtaccctatctaggtctcgggtacgggtaaggggtgttacagtttttatCTCTCAAATAACCATCATCGTGTCCGAGGAGCATAGCTTTGTCTTGGTTCTTAAACCAATTATTCGACACGGTGACATCGGTGGAACTGCGAGTGACATTTAGGAGGCTATCTTGGCACTCGTACAATGTGTTATGATCAATCCACACTTTTCTTGCGGTGACCAATCTTATAGCGTCTCCGTCCATTCAGCCTAAAGGGACCATCTTTGCATTTGGACCCATGACGGTACTAGGTGGTTGGGCCTTGCAATGGTGGATGAGAAACCCATGGATGACTGTATCGGTCACTTGGTACACTAAGAGGCACCCAGCGCCAGTTATGTGGACATCGACGCCACGACTGTCGATGGCAGTGAAGCTGCTTAAAAGAAGTGGTCTTTAGAGTGTAATGGTCATGTTGTTTTTTATTGTGATCCATACTTTTCCTTTGATCATTGTGGTTCCACAATGAAGGGTCCCTAATTTAGGACTCAAAGGGGTTGTCGGAAGGATCAGTATCCTTGTACTTTACGACGTTTTTGCCAATGTTGTTGATTATTTTTCCAGCAAAATTGACGGAGCATTTGGCCAATTGTTGTCATTGACTCCACCAAAGAGGGTTCCCTCTCTACCATTTATAGATTACATTCATATTAGCCAAACTCGAACTAAGACTTGCCATTAAAGTGACCATGAAAAAGGCCAAAGTGAAGCACCGTGAAAATGTTGTAGCCATTGTTCAACTCTTTTTTTCTTGTTTGGAATATAGGAGAATGTCTAACAAAAATTTAATGAGGCAATGCTCTGCCAAAAGCTTTTCTATTAGGTTTgtggcatataaactatattattTTAGGTCTAATAttgaatttcatcattttattttactaaatttGAGAAATCAAtcctattttaatttgatataatttgattttttactttacaaaattgaaaaattattgATAAATATGCAAAATTGAATGGCctttactttctttctttttttttgctaATTTATTAGCTAAAATTTGTCGTATTGTTAATAACATTCCTTTCTCTTATACCAAACATAATATAAGTAAGCATTCACATTACAATTTTGAGCAAAGGTGTTAATATTAGAATTCAAATCTTGGATATTGAGATACCAACATAGACAGCTTTTAGCATATTAAACTCCTAGAGCATTGTAAAACACCAGATTCACTTGTCAATTCTTTAACAAACTTAGCATTGACAACCTTAAAATTCTGTTCTTGGCTATAGTTAGGCTTCGCCCCACCTACACCAGTTTGCTTGTTGAAAGATGCTCCATTTTTTAATACATCCCCTACCGAATAAAATTTCCATAAACCTTTCTCTCCTTTTCTCCACGTTACCTCTTTATTTTCAACATCATTTGGAGCGACGAAAAAATTGGCTTCGCTCTTGATACTGGGGCTCATGCTTCCACCGATGGCGTATTGCTCCCATCCTTGGTAAAAATTGTTTGCTACGTGTGCATATCCATGACGAACTCTGCAATGTAATTTAATATATaacattttcaaataattcaaGCAAATATGCATTAAAAAACATGGAGCTCATGGATCCATAATTATTATTTACCTTGGCATTCTTTGGTTGCAATTAGGTCCGAAATGGTTGAAAATGACGGTGACCATCATGTTTTTGTCTCTTAAATGACCGTCATCGTGTCCGAGGAGCATGACTTTATCTTGGTTCCTAAACCAGTTGTTCGACACGGTGACATTGGTGGAACCGCGAGTGACATCGAGGAGACCATCTTGACACTCATACAATGTGTTATGATCGATCCACACTTTTCTCGCAGTGACTAATCTTATAGCGTCTCCGTCCATTCGGCCTAAGGGGATCACCTTTGCGTTTGGACCCATCACAATGCTAGGTGGTTGGGCCTTGCAATGGTGGATGCGAAGCCCGTGGATGATTATATCGGCCGCTTGGTACACCAACAGGCACCCGGCTCCAGTTATGTGGACGTCGATGCCACGACCGTCGATGGCGGTAAAGCTACTTAAGAGAAGTGGTCTTTGGAGTGTGATGGTCATGTTGTTTTTGAATGTGATCCATACTTTTCCTTTGATCATTGTGGTTCCGTAACAAAGGGTCCCTGATTTAGGACTCAAAGGGTCGTCGAAAAGATCGGTAACCTTGTACTTCTCGATGTCTTTGCCAATATTGTTGATCATTTTGCCGGCAAAACCGACAGAGCATTTGGCCAATTGTTGTCGTTCACTCCGCCAAAGAGGGTTCCCTCTCCAACATTTATCGATTACATTCATATTAGCCAAACTTGAACTAGGACTTACCATTAGAGTGACCATGAAAAGGGCCAAAGTGAAGCATCGTGAAAATGTTGCAGCCATTGTTCAACTCTTTTTTTCTTGTTTGGAATATGGGAGAATGAGAAGAGATTATTTATGGATTTATACAGCCAAAAATTTTGCCAAATTTGAGagttaaaaattttgttcataatGTTACGAGGTGAATGTTATTGTTGTTTTTATCTAATGCCAATCGTTTGGGCTGCTTTGTTAGTAACTACTTTTTTGTTGAGACAAAAAAGTATTCATTTGTTTATTTCTAGTGAAATTTTACCAGTGGTCATCGTACTATATATAAGTTGCATATTTAATTCTTATACTCAGTGTATTCTAATGTGGTCAATTAGGTCATGTGATtttagaattttgaaatttcaattatGAACTAAATGGTAGACATTACATTCATTAAGTTATATTTtgctatttctaaaattttatatgaCAAATGGATTATCATAAGTATAATGTCATATCAAATTGTTAGTTTCACATAATACTCATAAGCATGTTACAAATGGACTTAACGACTCACTGTTTGAATCatgattgaaatttaaaaatccataaaatataaagactaaaaaggattaaattagatAAATCTATAACTCACACATATTATGAGACGAATAATAATATTAAGCCTAATggatttaaatgttatcatttctttcaacatttcaaattcaaattgacctaattaaatatattaactaAATTTGTACCTTAAACATAATACatagaataataaaaaattgattttttttattttacaaaatgTTCTTTTCTTTGTACTTAAGAAAGGGTGTGCTATGGGTTATTCCATTCTCTGTTGGTATGATTAACTTAGTTCATTGATGGTAAATTTTGACAGAAAATCTTAAGTACTATAAGTATCAACGATTAAAAAATCTCAAACTTTGTTACGGTATAGATATTGCTGGTATActttttattgaaaattaataAATCAGCCTTAATAATTATGTAATAACTGAGATTGATTTGGTCTTAACTTTCACATGTGTAAACATTGATTAAGTAATAACTGAGATTGATTAAGTACATTGATTTGTTATGTAATATTTTgctattttagaaattttacgcGATTAATATATTTTACATGTGTAATGTTATGTCAACTCACTATTTTTACATAATACTCACAAAAATGTCACATTATTTTAGTTAATGGATCTAACAGCTACCAATTGAATCaagattgaaatttaataattcaaAACGTATAGagactaaaaaaaattaaattggataaTAAAGATAAATCTATAACTTACACGTAGTACGAGACTAATGGCAAAATTAGAACTAATGGATTTAAATGTTACCGTTTGTGccatgactaaaattttaaaattcaaaaaagtaGAGAATTAAAACTgcccaaattaaaatataaggactagATTTGTAACTTATGCATAGTATAAGGAGTAGtaacataattaaattttttttgacaaaatgtttttggatgaattacaCTCAAGGTCACTAAACTGTTAGTAAGTTTATATTATGGTCACTTAACTTCAAaatgttacaaaatggtcattaaactatttgaaagttttcatttaacgAATAAATATTTATTCGAACCCTCTCTTTCAAATTTAAAGTGTATGTTCCCGCGCGAATCTCAGCAATCACTTGTTCTGATTCTACATATTGATCGTTTTGAACTAAAAGAAAACTTTTTGGTGGAATAGTCACATTATGTATAATATCTTCACTCTCAATAATTACATACAAGTCCAGATAACATAAAAAAGCAGGATGCCCGTGACGTGTGCATGTATGATGAACCAAATCCTCATTGAATTTGATTTTTCCATTAAAATGGGTGgattgttaaaattattgttatatAACTTTAAACATTACAAATTTACAAACCGAAATCCAAAatatccaaaataaaaaataactagATTCAAGCCCGCCCAAACCCAATCTTCTACCAACCTTTTTTTGGTACATTATCTATTGTAGAATAAAAGTTTATATCTAGAATAGTAATATTCCCCTTTCTCTTGTATAAATATCCATCTTGTAATTGTTTTTACGTAAAATGAAATATAAGCGAAGCATCTCTTTGTTAATTTGAGTCAAATAATCGGTTCGaagtaattattaatttttttcttctcatataggctttttagtaatttttttaattaaaatttacattGCAATTTAAAGAAGGTATTAAGATCAAGACTCAAATATTGGATCTTAAACCGACAACAACTTTTAGCATGTTAAACTCCTGGAGCATCGTAAAACACCAGATTCACTTGTCAATTCTTTAACAGACCCGGCAATTTCAACCTTAAAATATTGTTCCTGGTCATAATTAGGTTTTGCCCCACCTACACCTGTTTGCTTACTAAAAGATGCTCCGTTTTTGAAAGCATCCCCAACTGAATAAAATTTCCATAAACCTTTCTCCCCTTTTCTCCAAGTGACCTCTTTGTTTCCAGCATCATTCGGAGCGACGAAAAAATTTGCTTCACTCTTGATGCTGGGGCTCATGCTACCACCGATGGCGTATTGTTCCCACCCTTGGTAGAAATTGTTTGCTACGTGTGCATATCCATGGCGGACTCTGCAATGAAATTTAATATATAACAATTTCAGATAATTTATGTAAATATGCATTAAAAAACATGAAGCTCATCGATCCATCATCATTATTTACCTTGGCATTCTTTGGTTGCAGTTAGGTCCGAAATGGTTGAAAATGACAGTAACCTTCATGTTTTTGTCTCTCAAATGACCATCATCATGTCCGAGGAGCATAACTTTGTCTTGGTTCCTGAACCAGTTGTTTGAGACGGTGATGTCGGTGGAACCGCGAGTGACATCTAAGAGGCCATCTTGGCACTCATACAACGTATTATGATCGATCCACACTTTTCTTGCGGTGACCAATCTTATAGCATCTCCGTCCATTTGGCCTAAAGGGATCACCTTTGCATTTGGACCCATGACGGTGCTAGGTGGTTGGGCCTTGCAATGGTGGATGCGAAGCCCGTGGATGATTATATCAATCGCTTGGTACACCAACAGGCACCCAGCGCCTGTTATGTGGACGTCGACGCCACGACCGTCGATAGCAGTGAAGCTACTTAAGAGAAGTGGTCTTTGGAGTGTGATGGTCATGCTGTTTTTGAATGTGATCCATACTTTTCCTTTGATCATTGTGGTTCCGTAACGAAGGGTCCCTGATTTAGGACTCAAAGGGTCGTCGGAAGGATCGGTAACCTTGTACTTCACGACGTCTTTGCCAATGTTGTTGATCATTTTGCCGGCAAAACCGACAGAGCATTTGGCCAATTGTTGTCGTTCACTCCGCCAAAGAGGGTTCCCTCTCCAACATTTATCGATTACATTCATATTAGCCATATTAGCCAAACTCGAACTAGGACTTGCCATTAGAATGACCATGAAAATGGCCAATGTGAAGTACCATGATAATGTTGTAGCCATTGTTGTACTTTTTTTTTCCTTGTGTGGAAGATGAGAGAATAAAGAGAGATTATTGATGGATTTATACAGcaaaaaaattaccaaattttAAGAGTTAAAAATTTGTTCAGTGCGGTTATGGAGTAGTGGTAGAGGGAACTATAATAAAGGTTTCATAAACTTTGTTGGGAACCAACTTCATTTTTGTTGAGACAAAAAACTGTTGGTATGTTTTTCTTTTTCGGTGTATTAATATGATACTTATACTCGTAAGCTATTCGAGTtcgattaattttatttttgaattcaatttaataattatcgAGCCGTGTTCAAGCTCGAATAGCTTCAGCTATTAATCGAATTGAATTCGAGCTTTGTAATACTAAACTCAAATGGTTTGCAAActtttcattttatatatattaataaattttattattgcctttaatatatatattattatcctTAAGCTTAATTATTGAGCTAACCTCAAATTTGAATACATATAaacataattaatataaaaattattgagCTAAAGTATTAAAGTATTACGTTACGATATTTCCGATTCTCCCTTGGCTCAAgctcaaacttaaaaataaatatataatcaaaTGCGAGTTAAGTATCAAATACCCAATTTCAGATTAATCTTAAACTTCAACTTTTCAATATTCAATTTCGACTGTATTAGATTACACCCTACTTACAAAGGAAAAGAAGGCAACGCCGGAGGTTATTTtgttactaaaataaaaatatgtagcCATGTTTGACATTTAATTTTGtacttaaaagttaaaaatacgttttttttgtttttatttattttaaaatttttaatataatagtTGATACCATTAAATTTCCATTCTATAACAAATGTTTTAGTAAATTTGTAACGATTTGCTTTTGAGTTCTACGATTAAATGAGTGTATTGATAATAAATTTCGACGGAAAATAATAATTACTAATAACATCAACAATTTTATTAGAATTTTGAagttgaaaaaaattaatttttaacaatttataaattaaatctcAAACTTAATTATTGCATAGAAATTAACACTATATTTTAATCTAACATTAATAAAAAGtcttaataattatataataaatattttagctTAAGATGGATTTGTTCATAACCCTAGAAAGATTTGAtccaaaattgaaaaatattcaaatttaagGCAAAAgagtaattaattataaatatttatgactataaatctttaaaattatttgaattttttaagcaCACATAACCAATTCGATTTAAATTCGAAATAATTTAAACTCAAAAAATCCAAATCTAAAATGATCCAAGTCGAAAAAAACTCAAAcctcaaattattcaaaatatGAGAATATCCAAGCTCTATAGTTAATCCTAATCTGAAAATATCTAAGCCTAATTTGAGCTTAAGGTAATCCAAAttcaaaattattcaattttgaaaattgtcAGACTCAAACTCACCCAAACCCATTATTTAACcatttttctatttcattttctAGTTAAAGTAATGTCACTTGATTTATGAGACGAAACTAATTAGAACATTTGTTTCAATCACTTTAGAATGGTTTTGGGCTGAGAGGAGAATGATCTGCAAAATAAAATGGGTCATTAAGAAGTGTCAGAGCTTGTATTTTGGGATACTCTTCGATACTTAAGTTAGAAAAGAGAAAATGAGTAACTTTTTTGTCGAAACAAAAGTAAGGATTTTAGATATGTTTCAcacattcacattttcatattgtgctaatttattttatgtagttttcatgtttttttttccTAAGGATTTGAAATGTTTTAAATCTCTTTAAAATGATTacatattattaattagttttaaaaatatttgatacattgtcaatgaaatttttaaactgTATAAATAATGGTAAGGGATGATAAATGCCTATAGAggtatagtaaaataataataataataataataataataataataataataaggcaCATGACCATTTTTAATGTTACtttgtgaaataaaaaatatattttcaatgtttgtgttttaattttatgtaaaatttagtaaaatcatatttatttcataattatattattttttacaccagtttgtattttaattattCGTGCAATGAAGTTATTAAACGAAGCTTGTTTCTTAAAGTCTCATTTTACTTAAGTTGGTAATCAGTACCAACTGGAAACACTGACTAATTTTGGGGTCGTACATATACGTATGCTACTTTGTCAAATGAATTTCTAGAAGATCGGTGattattaagaaattttactaatttatataataataattcaaaattttaatcaataaaatatctaaattacttattgaaaaatagaaattaaaaaagaagaagaagaagaagaagagaggaATGCAATTTaagttcaacatttttacaataatgatatagatattaaaatagtgtaattatatttttaatttaatttcaatttcttaaaattattttcgTCCCTATGTTAAATTTCCTCTCAATAATTTACcaacaaatattttttaaaaaaatacaccAAAAAAACCCATTTGAAAAAagtattcaaaagtttttaataCTTAAAGATTTTAATTCTGGTTGTGCATAATGGTTATGTCCATTGACTTGACCGACTGTTAATAATCTCTACTTCTGATTGTGCATAATGGTTATGTCCATTGACTTGACCGACTGTTTTCATTGACTATGTATGTCGATCAGGGGCAGAGGCGTATCCAGAGGGGTGTTGGCATGGGCCCCGcccccttaaaatgaaaattttcattttacatttttgaaattttttaaaaattttaaattaatagaggtaaaattacaatttggcctcccctaaaattataaaaatttaatttaatcctttacgaattataaaaatataaactataaaaaattaaaatttcatccgacccccttaaaaaaattttctgactTCGCTCCTGATGTCGATAATCAAACAAGCTGGCTTAAACATACGAGTATGATATAGGAAGAGGGTGGAGAAATTTGGAGCATTTAATTTAATTGACTAAAATTTTGCTAAGTTTGAGTTCAGGCGGTCTAAGTTGGAGCCTCATTCTTGTAAAAATTAAATGTACAATAATAATAGAATTGATTTTCGTTCCATTATTTTCCATTAATTACCGGATTCGAAGCTCTTCTCAACACAAATATTCTGAGTTGAATATATTGATGTGGAtatcaaattatatttttttattcacaaaataaataaattaatctttgtatgttaaattaaataataaatcggTTTTTTTGTCAAAACAATTATCCATTTGTGTTGTTATAAAGTTAGCATAGATGACGAAATAACCAAACAATAATACATGGCATGCTACATGgtagaaattgataaaaattttaatgaaatgaTTAGTTTGTTATTTGATCTAACATAAAagactaatttatttttaatataaagaataaaatataatttaacttttaatacaCGGACTTCTATTAGATATgttttttaaagcatgaaaa
This window of the Gossypium arboreum isolate Shixiya-1 chromosome 12, ASM2569848v2, whole genome shotgun sequence genome carries:
- the LOC108479087 gene encoding putative pectate lyase 2 — translated: MNVIDKCWRGNPLWRSERQQLAKCSVGFAGKMINNIGKDIEKYKVTDLFDDPLSPKSGTLCYGTTMIKGKVWITFKNNMTITLQRPLLLSSFTAIDGRGIDVHITGAGCLLVYQAADIIIHGLRIHHCKAQPPSIVMGPNAKVIPLGRMDGDAIRLVTARKVWIDHNTLYECQDGLLDVTRGSTNVTVSNNWFRNQDKVMLLGHDDGHLRDKNMMVTVIFNHFGPNCNQRMPRVRHGYAHVANNFYQGWEQYAIGGSMSPSIKSEANFFVAPNDVENKEVTWRKGEKGLWKFYSVGDVLKNGASFNKQTGVGGAKPNYSQEQNFKVVNAKFVKELTSESGVLQCSRSLIC
- the LOC108479088 gene encoding putative pectate lyase 2, producing MNVIDKCWRGNPLWRSERQQLAKCSVGFAGKMINNIGKDVVKYKVTDPSDDPLSPKSGTLRYGTTMIKGKVWITFKNSMTITLQRPLLLSSFTAIDGRGVDVHITGAGCLLVYQAIDIIIHGLRIHHCKAQPPSTVMGPNAKVIPLGQMDGDAIRLVTARKVWIDHNTLYECQDGLLDVTRGSTDITVSNNWFRNQDKVMLLGHDDGHLRDKNMKVTVIFNHFGPNCNQRMPRVRHGYAHVANNFYQGWEQYAIGGSMSPSIKSEANFFVAPNDAGNKEVTWRKGEKGLWKFYSVGDAFKNGASFSKQTGVGGAKPNYDQEQYFKVEIAGSVKELTSESGVLRCSRSLTC